GATCCCAACGGAACGCACGCAAGAACAAACACGATTGGGATGCCCAACGGGTGGGCTTATGTATAGTGGCTTATAAGTAGGTAAAGATGGGGTGGCGTGTACGCGTGCGCAGGCAAATCGAGCGGTTTTATGATCTTGTTTTCGTTttgcaaaaagaaaattcgGCGTCGATTTGTgtaaacaaagttataaaattgttgGCGGATTATGAGGCGAAGCCAGATAAGACTTTCCCCCATATAAACCAGTGCGAAAGGCCACAGGATAGCATTCAATCCAGACACTTCGAGCAGAATACACATAATCAGCCATGGAGAACCATCATATCTATCGACACAAGAAGTTCGATGTTGGTCGCAAAGTTGAGAAAGACGAGCTGCTCCTCAAGGAGGAGCTCATCTCACGGAGCGGCACACCCTACACCCAGGCGGATCAGTCCATCAGTCTGAGCTTCAGTGACCAAGATACCGATTTTCCTCCTTTGCCAAAACGCCGTCGCCTGggatcctcctcctccagcgTTTCCTACCACTCGGCCAGTCCGATCATCACCGAGGCCCTCCAAGACATCTTTAAATACCACGTCAATATGGTAAGGAAGTTTCCCAAGAAGGAGCGATCGCCAAAGGATCAGGAGCGCCGGAACAAGAACACCATTGCCTGCCGGATGAGTCGGCGGAAGAAGAAGTTCGATGACCTCCAGATCGAACAGCAGTACAAGGAGTGCTCCAGCGAGCATCTCAAGATCGCCGAGCAAAGTCTGCGGGCCAGGGTCTATCTGAATCACCTCAAGGAGCTGGTCAAGCAGGAGGACCACCCGCAGCCAACTCCAAGGAACAATTTCAGCATCGACTACCTGATCGGTGGTATAAAACAGGAGCATGCTTAAGTCGACCTAATGTAAAGATTGTATTATATAGTTAAGTATTACCTTAATACTAAGTTGTTAAGTTTCTTCAAGAAATTCTAGATATATTTAAAGGTACTTTAAGTTGAAGCAAGTACtccttaataaataaaattaactttatacTTAAAGAAAGTTGAATGCGTGTTTTATTTCCTGTATGGATGCTATGAATGGTAATACTTACCAAAACTCCGTGACAAAAACTGTTCAGTCATAGGTCAGTAGCTCAATGACTCCAATGAATCATAAGTTATACATAGTTTTAATGACGTTATGCACAACTAAAGTTTGCGGTTGATCGCTTTTTACCATGCATTTAcgtgattaaaattaaatttcctttACATCTTAACACTAAGTCGTATGGGCTGCATTGCAATGCATTTTTGTTACgtgttttaactttttgtaaacatatttaaaattatattttaatattataattgtgAAATCTTGTTTACCTTACAgtcaatatattttagtttattttgaaaggaatttaaatattataacctaggttttatgttattatttcccaaacaaaaatgtgaaacGTAATACATAAAACTTTaggcatttaaatttatcgcaatttttattaacttatcGCAGTCTTTTATCATTATTAAAAGTATTGTTTAcatatcatccggatcaactGTTAATTGGCCATATCGACCGGTGGCATAGATCTTGTACTCGTCCACCAGAGCAAAAAAGAATGGATGTGAAGCATAAAAGTGGTTCTGGGTCTCACCATCATGTCGAACTAGAGTTTCtgttgaaattaaaagtatacaattaatagaaattaaattaaaatactattttcCGAAGTGTGAAAATCGATGTGAAAACAAATATGCGGAGGTATTGAAGTGTTAGTTACTTAGCAATCAAATACCTTCAagttgtttgattttattattttgagtaCCAGgaatattaagttaatttcCCATAGTATAAGAAATCAAACTTACTCAAgtcaaatttatgaaaattgatTCCCTGCTCGTTCAGTTCGAAATGGGTCAAATGTGAGAATCGGCGCACTCGGAGGTGTTGTTTTTTACCCGTGATTCGACTGAGATCGGCTTGCTTGGGATTGAAAACCTTGCGGATGCCCAGAAAGCCCAGATTGTCGGCCAGTTCAATGTTGGTCACGACATTCATCACGGGCAGACGAACATCGAACCTTCGGGTGTCCATCTTCTTTCTGAGTAAGCTGCGCAGATCCACAAATTCCAGTTCTTTTTCGAGCTGTCGCAGTCCATTGACTTGATCCGGCAACAGGACCATGAACTTCACCCGACTTCCTTTCAGTGGGAGAAGCAGCATGGTGGCTCTTAATTCATGCAAATGGGCCAACTGACGCCTCTTGGCCAGGCTGTACAGTGTATCCACATAGGTGCGTCGTCGCTCGTCCACATTGAACTCCCTCATCCGCCGATTCTCGTTGTGGAACTCTGCATCCGCCCAAACCGCTTTAAAGGAGGCGGCTGTCACAACGAAGACTTCGGGATGCTGTTTCAGTTCGTAGGGCAGATCATCAGAGGATGTGGCGTCTTTCAGCTCGGAACTGATGGCTTCTAGCTTCTTCGAGAGCGTTTCCAATGTGTTGTTGCGAAGCGCAGGCACCAATTCCACACCCATGTCCCTAATTTTGTCCTCATAGTCCGGTCTTACACTCAATTGGGGTGGTATATAAACGCCTGAGTAGCTGAACTCCTTGAATTTATCCGATACTGGTATCAAATGACGGGGTTCTGTATTGGCAAGCCGATCCAGAGCTGATTTCTGGGAAGGCATGGGCACACTCATGGCCTCCCCGATCTCATCCGCCGTGGAGCCATCGGAACTGGCCAGCAGGGCGCCAAAGGCTGTCATGAGGCTGTCATGGGCGATCATCAGGCCATTGGGCACTTCATTAGTGGCCACTCCATCCACAATCGCCCGGTGGAGCGTTGTGGGATATTGTCGAGCTGGCCAGCCAGCCGGGTAAAGTTCACTGGGGATTAACCCTTCACCCGGGGCGATCCACCACTGGCACACCAGCAGCAGTAAGCCGATCGAAACCGCAACTACGGGAAAATGTGAGCTTAAAAGCTAACTACTACCACTCCGGTTCCCGGTCATCACTCACCTGCCATCGTCCCACTTAAAGTTAAACTAACTAGACACTTTAGCTAGTTGCCGCTACGACATTTTGTAAGCCATTATAATCGATTTGGTCACGCCTAAGGCTCTGACTTGCATAACACCTAAATATATAATGAGgattttaatctttaaatatgTCAAGAAAATACTAAATAGTGGTATTccaattatttaaatcggatTAGTTTATTTAGCACTTTCAGGCGAATTCAgctttataattatttaacagaattcaaatttaatagaTGTGATATCAGCTATTGACAATTCCTTCAAAATCGTGCAAGTATTTCTTAcataatttaagtatttaaaataaatttactctaatatttaatttaataatataacattaaGGATTTAATAGTTAGGGTTTTTTTTACtgttccatttttttgtcagTGTATACATCTTGTATTAAGagagttaaaataaaaaaagaaaagtgtaTTAACaagagaattttttaaatataacgcTTTAATGAAAGGGCCCAGAAAacttttataacatttataacGAAACCAACAATTTGATATGATTTTTGAGTAGCATTTCCTCTCATTGGCGTGCTTAATGTCCACCTGTGGAGGGATTGGTGTCAACATCGGACGCATCATTGCCCGGCATTCCACTGCCACTTGGTCCCTGGTCCATCAAGTCATCATCGCTCATCCCATCAGCCTCAGTCAGAGCATCTTGATCCCCGGTAAATGGTTGACCCAAAACATTGGCCATATTAAGATAGCTCTGGTTCTCGGCATCGGTGAACATTTTGAAGGGCAAGTCCTTGCCCACAATGGCCACGTTGATGGTGAGATCGGAGCTGTCATCGTGACCCAAAGATCCTCGAATGGCCTGAATGCCGTGGCAGATCAGTTCGTCCATGCTGCACTCCTCGAAACTCTCCATGTTCCGCTCCAAATAGGTGCGGGCACTCTGCGAACGTGCTCCAATGGCCATGGCCTTGCAGCTGAGCACATTGGCCGTGGGCATCACCTGGAAGATGTGCGGTCCCTGCTCGTCGTAGCCCGCCACCAGCATTCCCACTCCATAGGGACGTCGATCGTAACGCTGGGTGGTGGCCTGCAACTTGTTGCCCAGATTGCCCACCAAACGACGCACTGGAAACTCCGAGTCGTAGGAGTGCCGGTAGGCCATGCACTCGGTCCTCATGTATTGGCAAACTTGACGGGCATCCGCCGTCAATCCGGCGATGGACATCCCCACATGACCGTCCACCGGCATGATCTTCCTCTGCAGCGTGTTCGTCTCCTTCGAAGTGCGGCACAGGGCAATGAGCACTGCGAAGTCGGTGCTCTTCAGTCCCACCGTTGCCGCTCCCTGCTTCACTGCCTCCATGGCGTACTCCACCTGGAAGAGGCGGCCCTGGGGACTCCACACCGTCGTGTCGTTGTCATACTGATTCCGGAACATCGTTTAGGTTTGGATTTTAAACTTATCTTATAAATATGTTAGTGGTCTTGAAGGGATTTTTTCGGTAAATTATAAACGGGGATTTTAttatgtttgatttaaaagtaTTGGCAAACTGATCTACTGGCAATTTTCAGACCTCGAAATCtgtatttaaacatttatgagGCCGCGATGCctatctgaaaaaaaaaacagtttaaataaagttatttatttaaaaactttaaattttatttttacttccagcctattttctgtttttatgcAACATATCATTtatgctaaataaaatttttagaaataaaaaaaataaaaacaggaaTAATtgtattctttatttttacgtatatataaatcagTTGCTGATTAACTACCATTAATAGCCAACGATACTAAGTGAGGTCGCAAACGTACggcaatcaaaaaaaaacttttagtttATTAGCATATAATGAAACctaaacatatataaaataatttaaaccttttatgtttatttattataatataacatCTTTAAAAGCCACCAAACTTATCAATGTGGAACAGTTTGATAAATTGGAAAGTCTATTGTTTAGGTACTTTTCACagtttttctataattttttttaataaggtcaaaaaaataaaagtacaatTAGTGTTAAAGACTTACAAAATTGATTTGCAGTCTATTCGTATGTCTCACAATGCTTTCACTCTAGTTAACGGCAAGGCTCTTGGCCAGCCCAACTTGCATAATGCCTAGCCAAGTAGAAAATCAACGGTCTACAAGGAAGTTCAACTGATCAGATGAACAAAACATAAAGGCATGGACAAAACTTATGTTTGACTTTGAGTGCTCCCGCCGAAAAGTGCAGCCAACTGAATCAGTGAGTGGAAAAAAGAGCTTTAAGTAGGGAAAATCCCCTCCATATAATTAACTCCTATTTTTTGCATTGCGCAACCGcagttaattacttttaattttcattgatAATACTTTGGCAGACCGACTTCCTATGGAAAATGCAACTGTTGAAAATTCCGTCGCTGCCACCAACAACCCAGTAAACCACTTTGCACTTGTACCATGCAGCCAACATGAATTTCAGTTAATTGTCAGGTTTTTTAGTAACTCTTTTTGCCTTTTAGCTGGCCTAACATTGAAAATTGCACTTCTGCGCTTTGAGTTTTGCGGTTGCAAAACTCTGTTTCGCTGCCCAACTGAACTTGAAGCTTTGTCGGGCTCTAAAACATAAAATCTCTGGGTGTACTTTGGCCATATCTCCACATCCGATCTCTGTCAATATTTGCCCAACTCGTTGAAGGCGATGGCAAAAGCTCAGCCCagtcaaaaaatattgttctTTGTGCGAAGTTGAAACCTTGACGAAAACTGCTGCGAAATGAGAACGCCATGAAAATTAGTTAGACAACAATTAGTTGAACTTTGCTGGGTAATGGGCTTTGGTAAATGGTTTCTGGGAAATATACCTAGCAATGGGTGGCTAAGAATGACATTGAAATCTTCGTTacccaataataaaaaaatatataaaaaattatattgttttcTCTTTGCTGAGAGAAACAACCTTTTAATTTGGATGCATTTGATAGAGTACTTGAAAATCGATTTCTgtcttcaaaaataaaataatatgtataaaaGAAGATATTTGCTTGTACCAACCAGATTGTACCCTTAGGTATTTCATTTtcagtaatttattttataagttaaaaaatttatgcTTACATTAAAAACCTTAATTCTAATCTCGCCCCGGGAGTTAGGAGTTCTTTTTAACTATTTACAAATGTTTTAggtatatacatattatatacatatatgtatgcaaaaTCAACCGGTATGAacccgttcgacctttcggaCGACTAGGAGTCCTACCAGGCATTTGGGAATTCCGGTCCATCGTCTTCGGTCATAAGTCATGGTCAGACGCTTTGAACCCAGTTGCTGACCTTTGGCCTCGCGCTATGCCATGGACTTGTTGGGAATAGGATCCTCGCACCCCGTCTTAATTATCGTTTCTTGGTCTTCAGGCACAGTCAATTCTTCTTTAAAGCCAGGGTCACAaacctaaaacaaaaaattttatttttctagtaAAAAATACTATAACTATTTTTCTTAGTTTGAAACATTTGCAAAAAGTTATAAGATgcaataacaaaattactttttttttcatataaatcTGCCTATAAATCGATTTTTTCCCTTATGCGGATGTAATAGGTGTTAAGCAATATCACAACATGCAATCTGTCATTATCTAATAAATATCAAAcatgttattaatttatatagcGCTCGTGCGATCCCCTGACCTTTTGTAATCTTTTGATCTTAAGTTGCCAGCACAGAAAGTGCCAAGAAAACGAACtggtaaatttaattaaatgcttattcattttatttcaaagtcaacaataaataaattagtgcTTATAAACTAAATCACATTTTAGGGCTATCCATAGTCGCTGATTATGATATATGATGTATGATGGGTCGGTGGTCAGAGGTCAATGCTGGCCACCAAAGATGAGCATCTGCTGAGAGAGGGCCATCTGCTGGAGgaactgctgttgctgttggggCAGGACATGACCGGATGACGGGGTGATGGCTCTCTGGAAGACGGCCTGCTGGAGGATCTGGCGGTAGTAGAGGCTCAGGCGGATCTGCTGCTCCAACATGGCGGCATGGTGGCTCCTGTACTGCTCGTACTGGCGACCCACCTGCTCCTCCTGGGCCTGCTTGGCCCGTCGACTGAGGAGGCAGGCCAGGGTGTTCCGATCCCGACGCAGCTGCTCCTTGGGGCTGCGCTGCCGCCTCGTCTGGCTGTGACGCACCATATTGGCATGGTACTGACTGACCGGCGATCCCTGGCCACTTGGCTTGTCCACTGGCAACTCCTTCTGCTGATTCTGCTCATTATCCAGCCAGGGTCGGAAGAATCCCTGTGTCTGGCGGCGCTTGGTAATCGGTGGCTCCATTTCCTGTGTGAAGTTCTCCTTGTCCTCAACCAAATCTCGCTTCCTTTTGCTCACGGCAAACTTCTTGTGGGTGTAGCTGGTTGTATTCTCCATTTTGTTTAggtaatataatatttatttgattttaacacAAATAATATCACTGCTGTTGTGAAGTGACTCGTTGGACGATCGCTTGCTGAATGATTGGCTCTGAGATTGATATCCTGTTTATATGGACACATGGGCTGACTTCACAGGTAGCCAAAAAAATAAGGGGAATCCGCTTTTTTTGGGTCTGTCAACACAAGGGATTAGCGCATCCCGTGTTAGGTAATCGTTGTGGATTAAGCACTATTTTATGACCTGCTCTATCACTATCGCTAATTGCCGTCGCAGCATTGCCTCATTATCCTTTTTTTGTGGATTACCTGGATTATCGGACTAAGGTGGCCACCGGAACAGGAAAGTTCTGGACTGTGGAGAGCAACTGTTATGCAGACTAAGGGTTTTTTATTGACCTGCATGACACAATTCGTAGTGAGTGCGTGTGTGGTGGTCCCTTGGCTCCTATTTTCACCACCACAATTTGTTTCAATTCCCTGGAAATTCTCGAGGGTCCTTTTGCACACATTTTCACTGAAGAATGACaatgggaaaaaaaatgaCCTGATCGCTGGTTAGGAAATGCCGTCGATCTTTTAAAACTTCTGCCAGATGTGACTTACGACTATAGAAAAGGAATTGCATTAATGAAAATCGATCTCAAGGCagtttattatatattaaatatatattatgttatatactaagttattttttaaatttaaactaaatgtatcacgaaatacttttttattaataatacaaTAGCTACGTTGAAAAACGTACAAAATGCAACATTATGTATTATCTAATCTAATTAATAATcacttttatttggaatttgaatatagaatatatataacagatgtttattatttaagttggcctaaaactgaaaatatttcagttttcTCATAACTATGATTAACCTATAATATCCCTGGTAAATATTCAAACCCCCCATTAACAATTTTCGCAGGTTGTAATATTTATTGCGTTGTTATCACTGTCGCAATAGGatgatttcattttttggaaaaccaCAAAGGCGGATCTTGTTGTCACAATCTTTAAATATTGTCTCTATTCGTTTGCAATGCAGATTTGATTATAAATTAGGTAATTGAActtatcttaaataaatagGTATTTTGTTCCTATAGTATGTCACTTGAGTTTAAacaattcaaacattttactCTTAGTATGAATCACTTGCACTGTGATGTGTAcaatagtatttattttaaattagcaTTGCAAATTACACTTCCAAgaatttgattatataattttgtgttGAACAATGAAAATTAACGTAATGATATAAATCTGATGTAATTTTGCTTCCGGTAAATTTGATCTGCAATAAATCAACAAGCaactgaatttattaaaagaaatgtttttttacttttaaattaaagtatgAACTGCCATTGCAAAGCGGGAAAACAAATGTCCTTTTATCGAGGTTTTTGATATTGATGTTTAGCAATGTGAAACCAAAATtccaatataaaaaataatatgaaaattttaggCAAAACATGCATAATATCGTTTAATTCGACGATGttgagttaaatattttacctaATCTTTTTTATGGAAGGTATAGTAGTTTGATTGTCCGATAGAGGGATTTTCAAAGCTTAAAGTAAATAGCCTTGAACAATTATGACCTGATGATGCTGATTGATAATATCTTGTGTTCAAAATTGTGTCAtgattatacaaaataaataatgtaggCCCATTAAGTAAAGAAATaccttttcaataaaaatgtcaattaatttcaataacaATTTTAGCGTTTATTGTTTAgtcaaccaaataaataaattcaacttTAAAAGTAATCACAAGGCTATTCTAGCGGAATACAATAATTTACAATAGTTTAGAGCGCTGGTAGAGCGCCAAAGTCGAGGGTCCACCCTTCAAGGATGCTGGGTGGTGGTCTGGCGAGGCGGAAGCACCGGCTTGGGCTGCGTGGGAGTCAGTGGCTCCATGGAGGCCATCGACTGCTGCAGGAAGCGCACGTAGTAGAGGCTCAGGCGgatctgctgctgcagctgggcCTCGTGCTGGATGCGACTGCTCAAGTACTCCTGCTCGATgatctgctgctgttgctgctgggatCGCCGATGGCGCAGGCTGGCCAAGGTGTTCCGATCGCGACGCAGTTGCTCCTGGGGACTGCGATGGCGACGCTTGTGGTGGTTGCGCACCATATTGGCATGGTAGGCGGTGTCCTTTGGTGGGGGTGTGGTGGTCACTATCTTTCGCGGAGGCTCTGGCTGAACCTCCTTCTCTGCAGGCTCGTCCAGCCAGGGTCGGAAAAAGCGACGCTTGGcctgcggctgctgctccgGAGTTCGGTGaactggctgctgctgctccatgACGAAGACCACATCGTCATCCGATTCCCCATccgtgctgcgcttgcgcttCAGAGCTCCAGTGAACTTCTTGTGGCTATAGTTCTCCATTCTTTGATCTTGATCgattaatttattgattgatTGTGAGGGAGTTGTGTGTGCTTTGCTGTCCTTGAGACGACTGTGCTGCCCCTCCTCCTGGCGACCATTTTTATGCAACATTAGGTAATCACAAGAGGAGCTAGCCCGCAATCCCTAAGATTTTCCCACCATTGGTACCTGGGGCAGGTATTTCCCCAAAGCAGTTCATTCATTGCCGAAAAAACATGGCCCAAACTAATCGGATCGGCTTGTTACCTGGGGTATTTCGGCCATTGGAAAAGGGAGTCCCTAATCCGCCGGCTGCTTTCGAGGGTGTCATAAACCAGTTGTTGTCCTTCCTCCGTCTGTTTACATGGCCTGCGATTTTCGG
This genomic stretch from Drosophila gunungcola strain Sukarami unplaced genomic scaffold, Dgunungcola_SK_2 000001F, whole genome shotgun sequence harbors:
- the LOC128262168 gene encoding protein Mabiki yields the protein MENHHIYRHKKFDVGRKVEKDELLLKEELISRSGTPYTQADQSISLSFSDQDTDFPPLPKRRRLGSSSSSVSYHSASPIITEALQDIFKYHVNMVRKFPKKERSPKDQERRNKNTIACRMSRRKKKFDDLQIEQQYKECSSEHLKIAEQSLRARVYLNHLKELVKQEDHPQPTPRNNFSIDYLIGGIKQEHA
- the LOC128262519 gene encoding alaserpin-like, with the translated sequence MAVAVSIGLLLLVCQWWIAPGEGLIPSELYPAGWPARQYPTTLHRAIVDGVATNEVPNGLMIAHDSLMTAFGALLASSDGSTADEIGEAMSVPMPSQKSALDRLANTEPRHLIPVSDKFKEFSYSGVYIPPQLSVRPDYEDKIRDMGVELVPALRNNTLETLSKKLEAISSELKDATSSDDLPYELKQHPEVFVVTAASFKAVWADAEFHNENRRMREFNVDERRRTYVDTLYSLAKRRQLAHLHELRATMLLLPLKGSRVKFMVLLPDQVNGLRQLEKELEFVDLRSLLRKKMDTRRFDVRLPVMNVVTNIELADNLGFLGIRKVFNPKQADLSRITGKKQHLRVRRFSHLTHFELNEQGINFHKFDLKTLVRHDGETQNHFYASHPFFFALVDEYKIYATGRYGQLTVDPDDM
- the LOC128262520 gene encoding proteasome subunit alpha type-1, which translates into the protein MFRNQYDNDTTVWSPQGRLFQVEYAMEAVKQGAATVGLKSTDFAVLIALCRTSKETNTLQRKIMPVDGHVGMSIAGLTADARQVCQYMRTECMAYRHSYDSEFPVRRLVGNLGNKLQATTQRYDRRPYGVGMLVAGYDEQGPHIFQVMPTANVLSCKAMAIGARSQSARTYLERNMESFEECSMDELICHGIQAIRGSLGHDDSSDLTINVAIVGKDLPFKMFTDAENQSYLNMANVLGQPFTGDQDALTEADGMSDDDLMDQGPSGSGMPGNDASDVDTNPSTGGH
- the LOC128262521 gene encoding protein Mabiki, which produces MENTTSYTHKKFAVSKRKRDLVEDKENFTQEMEPPITKRRQTQGFFRPWLDNEQNQQKELPVDKPSGQGSPVSQYHANMVRHSQTRRQRSPKEQLRRDRNTLACLLSRRAKQAQEEQVGRQYEQYRSHHAAMLEQQIRLSLYYRQILQQAVFQRAITPSSGHVLPQQQQQFLQQMALSQQMLIFGGQH
- the LOC128261935 gene encoding uncharacterized protein LOC128261935, coding for MLHKNGRQEEGQHSRLKDSKAHTTPSQSINKLIDQDQRMENYSHKKFTGALKRKRSTDGESDDDVVFVMEQQQPVHRTPEQQPQAKRRFFRPWLDEPAEKEVQPEPPRKIVTTTPPPKDTAYHANMVRNHHKRRHRSPQEQLRRDRNTLASLRHRRSQQQQQQIIEQEYLSSRIQHEAQLQQQIRLSLYYVRFLQQSMASMEPLTPTQPKPVLPPRQTTTQHP